One region of Euzebya rosea genomic DNA includes:
- a CDS encoding DUF3556 domain-containing protein, which produces MSPEQPHYDLAEYRTLPYHDRVRLACVDWVHCGFGAPVSAYLFYLLKIGLWIGGWVLFVGASGVDGGVADWWLSPIAFVKAIAWTMLWEGMGFGCGSGPLTGRYWPPVAGLGHWLRRGTITLPPFPDRLPLIAGTRRTVLDVALYAAYLAAGFALLLADVVRPAIVALVLVLLALVSLRDRTVFLASRGEHYATTLLVLCVGMAVAGSAGISAGTTWAQVPVGVVAGAKAVQVSIWWWAATSKLNHHFPYVVGVMLTNHPLNRFPSMRRRLVRAYPHDLRPGTVPTVLAHGGTAIEYLVPLLLVLSDGGPGTTIGLLVMVAFHGWIFSSFALGVPQEWNVLFVHSALVLFGTNAAVKPWQLGSPLLWAILVVALVAVPLVGNLRPDKVSFLPSMRYYAGNWATSTWLFTPEALARFDRQVPKVADELLTQLRRFYDDDANEVSLSRVPAFRAMHLHGRLVQRLICRAVEDPDDWVIREGELVAGMALGWNFGDGHLHDEQLLAAVQERCGFAPGQLRVVAVESQPMHDATWSWRIIDAADGVLLRGAAPVAEALAQQPWPDPVQGTVVGR; this is translated from the coding sequence ATGTCACCCGAGCAGCCGCACTACGACCTGGCCGAGTACCGGACGTTGCCCTACCACGACCGCGTCCGCCTCGCCTGCGTCGACTGGGTGCACTGCGGGTTCGGTGCGCCGGTGTCCGCATACCTGTTCTACCTCCTCAAGATCGGCCTCTGGATCGGGGGGTGGGTCCTGTTCGTCGGTGCCTCGGGCGTGGATGGCGGCGTCGCCGACTGGTGGCTGTCACCGATCGCGTTCGTGAAGGCCATCGCCTGGACCATGCTGTGGGAGGGCATGGGGTTCGGCTGCGGCTCCGGACCGCTGACCGGCCGGTACTGGCCGCCGGTCGCGGGGCTCGGCCACTGGCTGCGGCGCGGCACGATCACCCTGCCGCCCTTCCCCGACCGCCTGCCGCTGATCGCAGGAACCCGCCGGACCGTCCTCGACGTCGCCCTGTACGCGGCCTACCTGGCGGCGGGGTTCGCCCTGCTGCTCGCCGACGTGGTTCGACCCGCCATCGTGGCACTCGTCCTGGTGCTCCTCGCGCTCGTCTCCCTGCGCGACAGGACCGTGTTCCTCGCATCCAGGGGGGAGCACTACGCCACGACCCTGCTGGTGCTGTGCGTCGGGATGGCCGTCGCCGGGTCTGCTGGCATCTCCGCCGGCACGACCTGGGCCCAGGTGCCGGTCGGGGTCGTGGCCGGCGCCAAGGCCGTCCAGGTGTCGATCTGGTGGTGGGCCGCGACCTCCAAGCTCAACCACCACTTCCCGTACGTGGTCGGCGTGATGCTGACCAACCATCCGCTCAACCGGTTCCCGTCGATGCGTCGCAGGCTGGTCCGGGCCTACCCCCACGACCTGCGGCCGGGGACCGTCCCCACGGTGCTGGCGCACGGTGGTACCGCCATCGAGTACCTCGTCCCCCTGCTCCTGGTGCTCTCCGACGGCGGTCCCGGCACCACCATCGGCCTGCTGGTCATGGTGGCCTTCCACGGCTGGATCTTCTCCAGCTTCGCGCTGGGCGTCCCGCAGGAGTGGAACGTCCTGTTCGTCCATTCCGCCCTCGTCCTGTTCGGCACCAACGCGGCCGTCAAGCCGTGGCAGCTCGGATCGCCGCTGCTGTGGGCCATCCTCGTGGTGGCGTTGGTGGCGGTGCCGCTCGTCGGCAACCTGCGTCCGGACAAGGTGTCGTTCCTCCCGTCGATGCGGTACTACGCCGGGAACTGGGCGACGTCGACGTGGCTGTTCACGCCCGAGGCGCTGGCCCGGTTCGACCGGCAGGTGCCGAAGGTCGCCGACGAGCTGCTGACCCAGCTGCGGCGCTTCTACGACGACGACGCCAACGAGGTCTCGTTGTCCCGCGTTCCTGCGTTCAGGGCCATGCACCTGCACGGGCGGCTGGTCCAGCGGCTGATCTGCCGGGCGGTGGAGGACCCCGACGACTGGGTCATCCGGGAGGGCGAGCTCGTCGCGGGCATGGCGCTGGGCTGGAACTTCGGCGACGGGCACCTGCACGACGAGCAGCTGCTGGCGGCCGTGCAGGAACGGTGCGGGTTCGCCCCCGGCCAGCTTCGTGTCGTCGCTGTGGAGTCCCAGCCGATGCACGACGCGACGTGGTCCTGGCGGATCATCGACGCCGCCGACGGGGTCCTGCTGCGTGGTGCCGCCCCCGTCGCAGAGGCGCTCGCCCAGCAGCCGTGGCCCGATCCCGTGCAGGGAACGGTCGTGGGGCGGTGA
- a CDS encoding phytoene desaturase family protein, with product MRQRRTRGAGHDAVVVGGGPNGLAAAITFARAGRSVLLLEAADRIGGACRSAPLLGPGWVNDLGSAIHPIARASPFFAELDLESHGLEWVTPPASVGHPLDGGRSAIAWHDLDRTVEGLGRDGATYRRVVQPLADRFEDLMDLSLRPVLRVPRHPLFAARFGVQAAVPARWYAKGLFRTDAARALFAGHAAHAVLPLDRPLTSSFALMFGATVHTVGWPFPRGGAGALADALHHCLLSLGGEVRTGHAVRSMADIPPADHVVLALTPLQVLRITGDHFPVGYRSSLARFRYGPGLFKLDLGLSGPIPWTDPDLHRTATVHVGGTVDDVARAERVVAAGHHAREPFLVLAQHSRFDPSRAPDGKHTVWVYCHVPNGSTRDMTEAIERRIERFAPGFRDLVERRHASTTADLEAFDANLVGGDVGGGSHGGLQLLLRPRPQLVPWATPDPSIWIGSASTTPGGGVHGMAGHQAAEAALAASNRPTV from the coding sequence GTGAGGCAGCGGAGGACGCGTGGCGCCGGGCACGACGCCGTCGTCGTCGGGGGCGGGCCGAACGGGTTGGCCGCCGCGATCACGTTCGCCCGAGCCGGACGTTCGGTCCTGCTGCTGGAGGCCGCCGACCGGATCGGCGGGGCCTGCCGGTCGGCGCCCCTGCTCGGTCCCGGCTGGGTCAACGACCTCGGATCGGCGATCCACCCCATCGCCAGGGCTTCACCGTTCTTCGCCGAGCTCGACCTCGAGTCCCACGGCCTGGAGTGGGTGACCCCGCCGGCGTCGGTCGGCCATCCGCTGGACGGCGGCCGCTCGGCGATCGCGTGGCACGACCTCGACCGCACCGTCGAGGGGCTCGGGCGGGACGGGGCGACGTATCGCCGTGTCGTGCAGCCCCTCGCCGACCGGTTCGAGGACCTGATGGACCTCTCCCTCCGACCGGTGCTGCGGGTCCCACGCCATCCGCTGTTCGCCGCCCGCTTCGGCGTGCAGGCCGCCGTGCCCGCCCGCTGGTACGCCAAGGGCCTGTTCCGCACGGACGCGGCACGTGCCCTCTTCGCCGGCCATGCCGCGCATGCCGTCCTGCCGCTCGACCGGCCCCTGACGAGCTCGTTCGCGCTGATGTTCGGCGCCACGGTCCACACGGTGGGGTGGCCGTTCCCCCGCGGAGGAGCGGGCGCCCTGGCCGACGCGCTCCACCACTGCCTCCTCTCCCTGGGGGGCGAGGTGCGCACCGGGCACGCCGTACGCTCCATGGCCGACATCCCGCCGGCCGACCACGTCGTCCTTGCCCTGACGCCGCTGCAGGTGCTGCGGATCACCGGCGACCACTTCCCGGTCGGGTACCGCTCGTCGCTGGCCCGCTTCCGCTACGGCCCCGGGCTGTTCAAGCTCGACCTCGGCCTGTCGGGGCCCATCCCGTGGACCGACCCCGACCTGCACCGGACCGCCACCGTGCACGTCGGCGGCACCGTGGACGACGTGGCGCGGGCCGAACGCGTCGTGGCCGCTGGCCACCACGCCCGCGAGCCGTTCCTCGTCCTCGCCCAGCACAGCCGCTTCGATCCCAGCCGAGCGCCCGACGGCAAGCACACCGTGTGGGTCTACTGCCACGTGCCGAACGGGTCGACGCGAGACATGACCGAGGCGATCGAGCGCCGCATCGAACGCTTCGCACCCGGGTTCCGGGACCTGGTCGAACGCCGCCACGCCTCCACCACCGCCGACCTCGAGGCCTTCGACGCCAACCTCGTCGGCGGGGACGTCGGTGGCGGCAGCCACGGGGGGTTGCAGCTGCTCCTCCGGCCCCGCCCGCAGCTGGTGCCGTGGGCCACCCCGGACCCGTCGATCTGGATCGGATCGGCCTCGACGACGCCGGGAGGCGGGGTGCACGGGATGGCCGGTCACCAGGCTGCGGAGGCTGCCCTGGCCGCGTCGAATCGACCAACCGTTTGA
- a CDS encoding cell wall-binding repeat-containing protein has translation MLRALARLVLLALVLALLPATASVAATPELDFDSDRLNDEILAGVRADDVSDDPIRSDDAPPSSDFATPIAAESSFAQTSCPLSFYPPDPDDSSFFIGVTPYQDVAPRLCAAATSPRIDVRVAGASVEGREIPVVDLTAPWSAEDAAANEALETLLVEDPEAARELFENGGYDDYRPHITINSNIHGNEYEGLDSTLDFIEYVAAADGSDPITENLDNLTAEEIAALPTVDEVLSSYVITIVPTSNPDGRVMGQRANSNGFDLNRDSVTGSQPETHIVRDVITGTTPLLFIDIHGYVGSAGLIEPCTPPHNFAYEYDLYLPNAYDAALSMESEAFRRTTILDGTGRTETYLPYRDDDQGWDDWPPIFIGMYAIYHGGSGHTVEVPLNPRSGSLTPEERARRVSVNTEFARASIDGTILEGMSSRDDLLADQIEWNVRGVTAAGQQNENLLDGAFPHFDALDLWETDYPDAYVLPVGAGQESDAAAARLVDFLISQDVVVTQLSRPTSIGGTTYPTGSWVVPMAQTKRSIAQTLLDIGQDITPRGINAMYDISGWSLSDLWGATVERVANDPLLDIGEPVSDTPTRGRVVAGDAVAYAFQIRDASDVGVLNRLHDEGVTVQRAADGRVLVAPSARPLLLEIARTTDITFTPLASLPEDRTVLEPFVVGTNVSGPELYVMTDVLGLDVVPVGTATVNGTDPDVSLDDVDVLYLDGAPRSVTADGYVALAEWMEAGGGVVAYGTAVDTLAAAGLATPTRNTVSRSTNGTISVAQAADSEVMPGRPAQDVTFVYGPSFFSDLPADYKAVQTVLEGAAGGVMRAGHWAAVDSYPQAETIGRAVTVAGELADGERVVVTGADTLFRDMLKGLDKDLVDWLIWADGGAATTDDLGDPFVQPTAPTDPEPTDPEPTDPEPTDPEPTDPGAGTVDRIAGESRVGTAIALSEASFPEGADTVVVATANDYPDALTAGPLAGLSDGPVLLSPGDTVPTEVLAEIQRLAPSEIIIAGGTAVMSEAAEAQLAELATVLRLAGDTRFGTAAAVSAHFAQPGGTVVIATGESFADALAGGVLAGRRDAPVLLVQGNGVPDVTAAEIQRLAPSDVIVMGGTAAVTDAVVAEVGDLAGVTPRRIAGADRYETAALTATELGSAEVAFIATAGTFADALAAVPVAVIQDGVLLLVDVDRVPETVSTVLADLTPPRITVLGGTSAVSEAVVDALG, from the coding sequence ATGTTGCGCGCCCTTGCACGCCTCGTGTTGCTCGCCCTCGTCCTGGCCCTGCTGCCCGCCACCGCGTCCGTCGCTGCGACGCCGGAGCTGGACTTCGACAGCGACCGCCTGAACGACGAGATCCTGGCGGGAGTCCGTGCTGACGACGTCAGCGACGATCCGATCCGCAGCGATGACGCCCCGCCGTCATCGGACTTCGCCACACCCATCGCTGCTGAATCGAGCTTCGCCCAGACCAGCTGCCCGCTGAGCTTCTACCCGCCCGACCCCGACGACTCGTCGTTCTTCATCGGGGTCACGCCGTATCAGGACGTTGCCCCGCGCCTGTGTGCCGCGGCGACCTCGCCCCGCATCGACGTGCGCGTGGCCGGAGCGTCCGTCGAGGGTCGCGAGATCCCGGTGGTGGACCTCACGGCGCCGTGGTCGGCCGAGGACGCGGCCGCCAACGAGGCGCTGGAGACGCTGCTCGTCGAGGACCCGGAAGCCGCCCGGGAGCTGTTCGAGAACGGCGGGTACGACGACTACCGGCCCCACATCACGATCAACAGCAACATCCACGGCAACGAGTACGAGGGCCTGGACAGCACGCTCGACTTCATCGAGTACGTCGCCGCCGCGGACGGGAGCGACCCGATCACGGAGAACCTCGACAACCTCACCGCCGAGGAGATCGCGGCGCTGCCGACCGTCGACGAGGTGCTCAGCAGCTACGTCATCACCATCGTGCCGACGTCCAACCCCGACGGTCGCGTGATGGGACAGCGAGCCAACAGCAACGGCTTCGACCTCAACCGTGACTCCGTCACCGGCAGCCAGCCCGAGACCCACATCGTCCGGGATGTCATCACCGGCACCACCCCGCTGCTGTTCATCGACATCCACGGCTACGTCGGCTCCGCCGGGCTGATCGAGCCGTGCACCCCGCCGCACAACTTCGCCTACGAGTACGACCTGTACCTGCCCAACGCCTACGACGCGGCCCTCTCGATGGAGTCCGAGGCGTTCCGTCGCACCACGATCCTCGACGGCACCGGTCGGACCGAGACGTACCTGCCCTACCGCGATGACGACCAGGGCTGGGACGACTGGCCGCCCATCTTCATCGGCATGTACGCGATCTACCACGGCGGCAGCGGCCACACCGTCGAGGTTCCCCTGAACCCCCGCAGCGGGTCCCTGACCCCCGAGGAGCGGGCCCGTCGCGTGTCGGTCAACACCGAGTTCGCGCGTGCCTCGATCGACGGCACGATCCTCGAGGGGATGTCCAGCCGTGACGACCTGCTGGCCGACCAGATCGAGTGGAACGTCCGCGGCGTGACCGCCGCCGGCCAGCAGAACGAGAACCTGCTGGACGGGGCGTTCCCGCACTTCGACGCCCTGGACCTGTGGGAGACCGACTATCCCGACGCCTACGTGCTGCCGGTCGGTGCCGGGCAGGAGAGCGACGCAGCCGCTGCTCGCCTGGTCGACTTCCTGATCAGCCAGGACGTCGTCGTCACCCAGCTGAGCCGTCCGACCAGCATCGGTGGGACCACCTATCCGACCGGCAGCTGGGTCGTCCCGATGGCCCAGACGAAGCGGTCGATCGCCCAGACCCTGCTCGACATCGGACAGGACATCACCCCGCGCGGCATCAACGCGATGTACGACATCTCCGGGTGGAGCCTGTCGGACCTGTGGGGTGCAACCGTGGAGCGCGTCGCCAACGACCCGCTGCTCGACATCGGCGAGCCCGTCAGCGACACCCCCACCCGCGGCAGGGTCGTCGCCGGTGACGCCGTCGCCTACGCGTTCCAGATCCGTGATGCGTCCGACGTGGGTGTCCTGAACCGGCTGCACGACGAGGGGGTGACGGTGCAGCGTGCCGCCGATGGTCGCGTCCTCGTCGCGCCGTCAGCCCGTCCGTTGCTGCTTGAGATCGCCCGGACCACCGACATCACGTTCACGCCGCTGGCGTCCCTGCCCGAGGACCGCACGGTGCTCGAGCCGTTCGTCGTCGGCACCAACGTGTCCGGGCCGGAGCTGTACGTGATGACCGACGTGCTGGGGCTCGACGTCGTGCCGGTCGGCACGGCCACCGTCAACGGCACCGACCCGGACGTGTCGCTGGACGATGTCGACGTCCTGTACCTCGACGGGGCCCCCCGCAGCGTCACCGCCGATGGGTACGTGGCCCTCGCCGAGTGGATGGAGGCCGGTGGTGGCGTCGTCGCCTACGGCACCGCCGTCGACACCCTGGCCGCAGCTGGCCTGGCAACCCCCACCCGCAACACCGTGTCGCGCTCCACCAACGGCACGATCAGCGTGGCGCAGGCAGCGGACTCCGAGGTCATGCCGGGCCGGCCGGCCCAGGACGTCACCTTCGTCTACGGCCCGTCGTTCTTCAGCGACCTGCCGGCTGACTACAAGGCCGTGCAGACCGTCCTGGAGGGCGCCGCCGGTGGCGTCATGCGCGCCGGTCACTGGGCTGCGGTCGACTCCTACCCGCAGGCGGAGACCATCGGCCGGGCCGTCACCGTTGCCGGTGAGCTCGCCGACGGCGAACGCGTCGTCGTGACCGGTGCCGACACCTTGTTCCGCGACATGCTGAAGGGCCTGGACAAGGACCTCGTCGACTGGCTGATCTGGGCCGACGGTGGCGCGGCGACCACCGATGACCTGGGCGACCCGTTCGTGCAGCCGACTGCTCCGACGGACCCCGAACCGACGGACCCGGAGCCCACCGACCCCGAGCCCACCGACCCCGAGCCCACCGATCCCGGTGCGGGGACCGTCGACCGGATCGCCGGCGAGAGCCGGGTGGGCACCGCCATCGCCCTCTCCGAGGCCAGCTTCCCCGAGGGTGCCGACACCGTCGTGGTGGCCACCGCGAACGACTATCCCGACGCGCTGACCGCCGGGCCGCTGGCCGGGTTGTCGGACGGTCCCGTGCTGCTGAGCCCCGGCGACACGGTGCCGACGGAGGTGCTTGCCGAGATCCAGCGGCTGGCCCCGTCGGAGATCATCATCGCCGGTGGCACCGCCGTGATGAGCGAGGCCGCCGAGGCACAGCTCGCCGAGCTGGCCACGGTCCTGCGCCTGGCTGGTGACACGAGGTTCGGTACCGCCGCCGCGGTCTCGGCCCACTTCGCCCAGCCGGGTGGGACGGTGGTCATCGCGACCGGCGAATCGTTCGCCGATGCGCTGGCCGGTGGTGTCCTCGCTGGCCGGCGTGACGCCCCGGTGCTGCTGGTCCAGGGCAACGGTGTCCCCGACGTCACCGCCGCGGAGATCCAGCGGCTCGCCCCCTCCGACGTGATCGTCATGGGTGGCACCGCTGCCGTGACCGACGCCGTGGTCGCCGAGGTCGGGGACCTGGCCGGTGTGACGCCGCGCCGGATCGC